TCGTTAAAGATAGCTTCATCAGTCATTTGTACTTTTCGCTCCATAAAATATGCAAATACACGAGCCATTCCGCAGTTACTTATAAAATCTGGAATTAAGCTTACGCGCTCATCGGTAAATTCCATTATGGGGCCGAAGAAAATTTCTTTATCGGCAAACGGTACATTCGCACCACAGCTTATAACTTCAAGTCCGGTTTCAATCATTTGGGAAATCTGCTCTTTCGTTATCAATCGCGAGGCCGCACAGGGTGCAAAAATCTCTGTCTCCAGCTTCCAGATTTTCTCGTTTATTTCTTCAAAAGGAATCATGTTTTCAGCAACCAATGTATTACCATTTTTCTTTAGAAAAAGTTGTTTGATTTCTTCAAATGAAAAACCGTCCTTGTTGATGACTCCTCCATCACGGTCAATAATACCTACAATTTTGGCTCCCATCTGCGAAAGATAATAAGCCGCAGCAGCGCCAACATTTCCAAAACCTTGAATTACGGCACGCTTTCCTTTAACACTTCCACCATAAATATCGTAATAATGGTGTACAGCTTCGGCAACGCCATAACCCGTAATCATATCGGCCACGGTATATTTTCTGGAAACATCTGGGGAGAAATTTACGTTCTCCAAAACTTTTATGACTCCCTGACGCAATTGACCGATTCTATTAATCTTATCTGCTTCTGTAGGCGAAAAATGACCATTGAAAACTCCCTCTTGTGGATGCCAAACAGCGCTTTGTTCGGTCATAGGTATTACTTCGTGAATTTCATCAACGTTTAGATCGCCCCCTGTTCCATAATACGCTTTTAACAAAGGTGAAACAGCTTTAAACCAGCGTTCCAAAACACCTTTTTTACGCGGATCGGAAGGATCAAAGTTAATACCGCTTTTGGCTCCGCCGATTGCTGGTCCGGCCACGGTAAATTTTACTTCCATTGTTTTTGCAAGTGAGAGCACTTCGTTGGCATCGAGGCCTTTTCGCATCCTAGTCCCACCCCCCGCGGCACCGCCGCGCAAGGAGTTTATGACCGTCCAGCCTTCGGCCTCGGTTTCGGGGTCATTCCAGTGAAAAACAATTTCGGGATCTTTTTCTTCGTACTTTTTAAGTAATTCCTTCATTAATTGTGGAGAGTTAAGTCACTTCTTCGCTAAAGCTGAGTAGTGTGAGGACAAATATAAAAAACTTGTGAGGGGTTTATATTTATTTTAGGTAAAATTTATGGATTGAATATTTTCCCCGAGGAATGATCTTTTTTAGCCCCCGTTACACTTGCCAAACAATTCACCTCATTGCGTAGCTTTAAAACGCCCAAAAGCCCAAAAATGAGCGCTTCCTTATATTCCAAAATTTCCGTTGAAGGAATAACGACCTCAACCGAAGCAATATTTTTCAATCGGTCAATCAAAAATGAATTGTAAGCCCCGCCCCCAGTTATTAATACGGAGGCTTTTTCTGAAAAGTGATTGGCAAGCTGCACGGCAATGTGTTCCGTAAAGGTTCTCAATATAGCTTCGGAAGAAATCTCAGAAGCCTCCAAAAGTGGAAAAATGTATTCTCTCACCCACTCCAAACCCAAGGATTTTGGGGGTTTTTCAGTATAAAAAGTTAGTGCGTTCAATTTTTGAAGCAACCCTTCGTCCAAGTTCCCGGAAGCGGCCAGTTTTCCGTCTTCGTCAAAATCCTTTCCCAGTTTTTCGGCATATTTGTTTAAAACAATATTTACCGGGCAAATATCAAAAGCCATCCGTTGCCCATCTTTTTCAAAGGAACAATTTGCAAAACCGCCCAGATTCAAACAATAATCGTATTCGGAAAAAAGCAACTTATCTCCTATCGGCACCAACGGCGCACCTTGTCCGCCCAATTCCACATCCTGCATCCTAAAATCACAAACCACGGTTTGCCCGAGTAATTTTGAAATGCGCGGCAGATTGCCTATTTGGTAGGTAAAACCCTTTTCGGGCTGGTGCAGAACCGTATGGCCGTGGCTGCAAACTGCGTCAATTTCAAGAATGTTATGTTTTCTTATGAATTTTAAAATTTCCTCGGAAAGCTTTTCGGTGTATTTAAAATCCAGCCGGTCAAGTTTCTCTTCGGAATAATTTATGGCTTCGCGCAGCTCGTCCTTCCAAAATGAAGAATATGGAACAGTCTCGGCGGAAAGGATATTAAAATTCCACTTTCCATTAGAATAGTCAAAAAGAATTTCAGCCAAATCAATCCCGTCCAGCGAAGTGCCACTCATAACCCCAATGATATGGTATTTGTTTTTTTTCAATCTTTCCAAAAAGTAAGAACTTTAAAGATAGGGCGGAAGATTTTAAAAATTACAAATTACAAGCACCAAATTCCAAATAAATCCCAAAAATGAAAATATCAAATTCCAAACGTACACAATCCATAATGATTTAAAATTTGTTTTTTGGAATTTGGGATTTTCACATTTTTGGAATTTGCATTTTATAAGTACCTTTGCCATTCTTTTAAAAACACAATTCTTACTTATAAAGCCTATGGATTTCAATCTATCCGAAGAACAGTTAATGATTCGCGACGCCGCTCGCGATTTTGCCCGTACCGAATTGCTTCCGGGCGTTATAGAACGCGACAATCATCAAAAATTCCCGACCGAACAAGTGAAGAAAATGGGCGAGCTCGGTTTTCTGGGAATGATGGTGGACCCAAAATACGGCGGCGGCGGAATGGATACCGTGAGTTATGTTTTGGTTATGGAAGAATTAAGCAAGATTGACGCTTCGTGTTCCGTAATCGTTTCGGTAAACAATTCATTGGTGTGCTATGGCCTTCAAGCCTATGGAAATGAAGAACAAAAACAAAAATACCTTACTAAACTAGCTACTGGCGAAAAACTTGGTGCATTCTGTTTGAGCGAACCAGAAGCTGGCAGTGATGCCACTTCACAAAGAACCACTGCGATTGACAAATGTGATCACTATATATTGAACGGCACCAAAAACTGGATAACAAATGGCGGCTCTGCAGATTATTATTTGGTAATCGCGCAAACTGACAAAGAGAAAAAACACAAAGGCATCAATGCTTTTATTGTTGAAAAAGGCTGGGAAGGTTTTGAAATTGGCCCAAAAGAAGACAAGCTTGGCATCCGTGGAAGTGATACACATTCTCTTATTTTTAATGATGTAAAGGTTCCAAAGGAAAACAGAATTGGCGAAGACGGTTTTGGATTTACCTTTGCTATGAAAACCCTTTCCGGCGGTCGTATCGGGATTGCCGCACAAGCGTTGGGAATTGCCGCAGGTGCTTACGACCTTGCCCGTGAATATTCCAAGGTGCGCAAAGCTTTTGGCACCGAAATATGCAACCACCAGGCCATCGCCTTCAAGCTTGCAGATATGCATACCAGTATTGAAGCAGCCCGCCATTTAGTGATGAAAGCGGCTTGGGACAAAGACCAAGGCAATAATTATGATATGAGCGGCGCCATGGCCAAACTATACGCCAGCCAAGTAGCAATGGACGTAACCGTGGAAGCGGTACAGGTTCACGGCGGAAATGGCTATGTTAAGGAATATCACGTGGAACGCTTGATGCGTGATGCAAAAATTACTCAGATTTACGAAGGCACTTCAGAGATTCAGAAGATTGTTATTTCTCGAGGACTTTTAAGGGACTAAGAAAAAATAGATCTAACCTTTAGTTTACCCTGAGCGCAGCCGAAGGGCACGATCAAACAGAACATCAAACCCGTCCAAAGTGGCGGGTATTTAATTTTATTATATTAATATTGAAGTACAACGACTAAAATTATTATCTTACATATAATTTAAAATTCAACTCTTATGAAAACACAGTTAGGAGTATTGTTTTCCATTTTTGTATTCACAGTTTCGAATGCGCAAATCGGATTTCAGGAGAATATTATTATTGATAATGCTGATGGTACCAATGGAGCTGCTGATGTATATTCAGCTGATATAGATGGTGATGGAGATAAGGATTTAATTTCAGCATCTTTTTTGGATAATAAAATAGCTTGGTATGAAAATTTGGATGGGCAAGGAAATTTCGGGTCTCAAAATGTTATTACTACCAATGCAGAAGGGGCAAATTCTGTTTTTGCAGCCGATTTAGATGGAGATGGAGATATGGATGTTCTTTCAAGCTCTTACTTATATAATGATAATAAGGTAGCCTGGTACGAAAATATTGATGGACTAGGTACTTTCGGTCCACAACAAATTTTCCCTTTAGGTAGCTATGGCAATACAATTAGAACTAGATCCGTAGTTGCTGCTGATTTAGATGGAGATAACGACAGAGACGTTATAGCTACCTCTTATAACCAAATATCTTGGTTTGAAAATTTGGATGGCCAAGGTTTATTTGACGAACAAAATCCAATTGGTGGTGCAGATGAACCTACATCAGTTTCTATTCACGATATTGATGGAGATGGAGATAATGACATTCTTGTATCAGATTATTCATCTGTTTTATGGTACAAAAATGAAGGGAATAATAATTTTGTTCGTGAATGGATTACATTAAACGTAACCAACGCAAATTCTGCGTTTGCAACCGATTTAGATGGGGATGGTGATTTAGATGTAATATCAGCATCTAATGACTCTAGAGTTGCTTGGTACGAAAATTTTAACGGCCTATTTGGTGCTCAACAAATAATTTCAACAAATACAAGTGGAGCATCCTCCGTTTATACATCAGATATTGATGGGGATGGCGATAATGATATTGCAGTAGCAGCTTCTGAAGCTATTTTTTTGTATAAAAATGATGCAAATGGCAATTTTTCCCAAACAACAATTACAACAGATGTAAATACTGGAAAGTCTGTATATATAACAGATTTAGATGGAGACGGTGATTTAGATATAACGTCAGCATCTTTCATCGATGACAAAATAGCTTGGTATAAAAATTTAGATGGATTGGGAAACTTTGGAACCCAGCTATTGGTATCTGATTCTCAAGGCGCAAATGGGGCTTCTTATGCAAGTTCTGCCGATATTGATTCTGATGGAGATTTAGACATAATTTCAACCTCACAAAACGATAGCAAAATAGCTTGGTATAAAAATCTTGATGGAAATGGCACTTTCGGAATGCAGCAGGTTATTTCTACTACTGTAAATGGTGCTAGTATAGCATGTATTGAAGATATTGATGGAGATGGATATCCAGATATTGTAGGCGGAAGTTTTACTTCCGGAAAGCTTGCTTGGTTTAAAAACAATGATGGTCAAGGTAATTTTGATCCTCAACAAATTATTGCGACCGATCTTCCAGGAATAAATTCCCTTTCAGCAATAGACATAGATGGAGATGCAGATTTGGACCTACTAGTTTCGTCGGAATTTTATTCCTCAAAATTAGCATGGTATGAAAATTTAGACGGTGCTGGAACTTTTGGACCTGAGCATACTCTTGAAAATGGAATTGGTCTCGGTTACTTTGCCCAGCCTGCCGATCTGGATGGAGATGGCGACTTGGATATTATTGGAATTGGTCGATCTAATGGCACTTTGGCTTGGTATGAGAACGAAAATGGATCCGGAAGTTTTATTGAACACAATTTGGGCAATACTTGGTATGATTATAGAATATATCCAGCTGATAAAGAGGGAGATGGCGACATAGATTTTATTGCTTCTAACGGTATGCATTTAGCATGGTATATAAACCTGGATGGCTTTGGAAATTTTAGTCAACCTCAGCCCATAGATCTTTATGATAACGGTTATTTCTCAATAGTATTTTCAGATATAGATAATGATGGTGATGAAGATATTATCTCTGGAAACCCATCATATGATAATCAACTCTTATTTTGGCGTGAAAATACAGATGGACAAGGAAATTTTGGCCCCGAAAATACAATTTCAAATATTAATACTTTGACTTCTATTAACATTGGCGATATAAATAATGATGGAGACATGGACATACTTATATCTGCGGATGGTGACGACAAAATTGCATGGTTTGAAAACATTGGACCACTTAGTATCCAAGAAAATATTTCCCTTGATATTTTACTCTATCCCAATCCCACAAATGGAATAATCAACATACAGTCAAAAGAAATTATTTCATCTGTTATTTTTTACAACCAATTAGGCCAATTGATTTTAGAAGAAAGCAATGTTGAAGGAATCAATAGAGTCAACATAGAAAAATTAAACGAAGGGATTTATTTCGTAAAATTAAAAACTTTTAATGCGGAGGTTATAATCAAGAAATTAGTTAAAAAATAATTTTCAAAAATCAACACATTCCAATAATAGGTTTTTTTATAAAAAGAAATTCCAAAC
The Aequorivita iocasae genome window above contains:
- a CDS encoding Glu/Leu/Phe/Val dehydrogenase dimerization domain-containing protein yields the protein MKELLKKYEEKDPEIVFHWNDPETEAEGWTVINSLRGGAAGGGTRMRKGLDANEVLSLAKTMEVKFTVAGPAIGGAKSGINFDPSDPRKKGVLERWFKAVSPLLKAYYGTGGDLNVDEIHEVIPMTEQSAVWHPQEGVFNGHFSPTEADKINRIGQLRQGVIKVLENVNFSPDVSRKYTVADMITGYGVAEAVHHYYDIYGGSVKGKRAVIQGFGNVGAAAAYYLSQMGAKIVGIIDRDGGVINKDGFSFEEIKQLFLKKNGNTLVAENMIPFEEINEKIWKLETEIFAPCAASRLITKEQISQMIETGLEVISCGANVPFADKEIFFGPIMEFTDERVSLIPDFISNCGMARVFAYFMERKVQMTDEAIFNDTSITIKNAIQNTFDNNSTKTNISKTAFEIALKQLL
- a CDS encoding acyl-CoA dehydrogenase, which produces MDFNLSEEQLMIRDAARDFARTELLPGVIERDNHQKFPTEQVKKMGELGFLGMMVDPKYGGGGMDTVSYVLVMEELSKIDASCSVIVSVNNSLVCYGLQAYGNEEQKQKYLTKLATGEKLGAFCLSEPEAGSDATSQRTTAIDKCDHYILNGTKNWITNGGSADYYLVIAQTDKEKKHKGINAFIVEKGWEGFEIGPKEDKLGIRGSDTHSLIFNDVKVPKENRIGEDGFGFTFAMKTLSGGRIGIAAQALGIAAGAYDLAREYSKVRKAFGTEICNHQAIAFKLADMHTSIEAARHLVMKAAWDKDQGNNYDMSGAMAKLYASQVAMDVTVEAVQVHGGNGYVKEYHVERLMRDAKITQIYEGTSEIQKIVISRGLLRD
- a CDS encoding T9SS type A sorting domain-containing protein, which gives rise to MKTQLGVLFSIFVFTVSNAQIGFQENIIIDNADGTNGAADVYSADIDGDGDKDLISASFLDNKIAWYENLDGQGNFGSQNVITTNAEGANSVFAADLDGDGDMDVLSSSYLYNDNKVAWYENIDGLGTFGPQQIFPLGSYGNTIRTRSVVAADLDGDNDRDVIATSYNQISWFENLDGQGLFDEQNPIGGADEPTSVSIHDIDGDGDNDILVSDYSSVLWYKNEGNNNFVREWITLNVTNANSAFATDLDGDGDLDVISASNDSRVAWYENFNGLFGAQQIISTNTSGASSVYTSDIDGDGDNDIAVAASEAIFLYKNDANGNFSQTTITTDVNTGKSVYITDLDGDGDLDITSASFIDDKIAWYKNLDGLGNFGTQLLVSDSQGANGASYASSADIDSDGDLDIISTSQNDSKIAWYKNLDGNGTFGMQQVISTTVNGASIACIEDIDGDGYPDIVGGSFTSGKLAWFKNNDGQGNFDPQQIIATDLPGINSLSAIDIDGDADLDLLVSSEFYSSKLAWYENLDGAGTFGPEHTLENGIGLGYFAQPADLDGDGDLDIIGIGRSNGTLAWYENENGSGSFIEHNLGNTWYDYRIYPADKEGDGDIDFIASNGMHLAWYINLDGFGNFSQPQPIDLYDNGYFSIVFSDIDNDGDEDIISGNPSYDNQLLFWRENTDGQGNFGPENTISNINTLTSINIGDINNDGDMDILISADGDDKIAWFENIGPLSIQENISLDILLYPNPTNGIINIQSKEIISSVIFYNQLGQLILEESNVEGINRVNIEKLNEGIYFVKLKTFNAEVIIKKLVKK
- a CDS encoding anhydro-N-acetylmuramic acid kinase, with protein sequence MKKNKYHIIGVMSGTSLDGIDLAEILFDYSNGKWNFNILSAETVPYSSFWKDELREAINYSEEKLDRLDFKYTEKLSEEILKFIRKHNILEIDAVCSHGHTVLHQPEKGFTYQIGNLPRISKLLGQTVVCDFRMQDVELGGQGAPLVPIGDKLLFSEYDYCLNLGGFANCSFEKDGQRMAFDICPVNIVLNKYAEKLGKDFDEDGKLAASGNLDEGLLQKLNALTFYTEKPPKSLGLEWVREYIFPLLEASEISSEAILRTFTEHIAVQLANHFSEKASVLITGGGAYNSFLIDRLKNIASVEVVIPSTEILEYKEALIFGLLGVLKLRNEVNCLASVTGAKKDHSSGKIFNP